A window of the Vicia villosa cultivar HV-30 ecotype Madison, WI unplaced genomic scaffold, Vvil1.0 ctg.000685F_1_1, whole genome shotgun sequence genome harbors these coding sequences:
- the LOC131630503 gene encoding uncharacterized protein LOC131630503: MKTKYFIFVFFLCALNLIFIMAMEPLKDVDVIEDFKTRIEVNENEYWGKGGNHGDKGREYGDGYWGSWTEGGWAGGLPEKRKSNKPGGESKGENKEHSREEKGEPIGRDGGGEKKEAHP; this comes from the exons ATGAAAACTAAATATTTTATCTTTGTGTTCTTTCTTTGTGCATTAAATTTGATCTTTATTATGGCAATGGAGCCACTCAAAGACG TTGATGTAATTGAAGACTTCAAAACAAGAATTGAGGTGAATGAGAATGAATATTGGGGAAAAGGTGGAAACCATGGAGACAAAGGAAGAGAGTATGGTGATGGATATTGGGGAAGTTGGACAGAAGGAGGTTGGGCAGGAGGATTACCCGAAAAACGAAAAAGCAACAAACCTGGAGGAGAAAGCAAAGGAGAAAACAAAGAACATTCAAGAGAAGAAAAAGGTGAACCTATAGGAAGAGATGGAGGTGGAGAAAAAAAAGAAGCACATCCATAA